In one window of Spiroplasma corruscae DNA:
- a CDS encoding endo-beta-N-acetylglucosaminidase, with protein sequence MKKLLTILSAVVLTTPTLSLIVSCGNSSKLLGTDLSDVNDYDWSSEEPYFKGYQNSTSQSIPTSVEKELNLDKQNSRSYIDYSNFSTGFKTEKDVLKQTTTGVPLNSHFLPNGNYKKDMELVEKKDYFKETNSILDWDINSDKDAKYNVSRIPLQKTTKTAEKWVSSQDPDLLEMNMSTIIPSTSMGNQIVGYNKSFERSINNYQYNDVTVSWGGAIDEGIILPPAANEVQKAHLNGTKILGNIFLDGYHGLKVETLRDFLKKDSNGNYLLVNKLVNMAKDYQFDGWFWNNEPNGSLPEGTILSYKTVIEIMQQWNNVVKNSNDPYIRNLLLYTYKNNGTLLWNDKTNEPTNDESAALYENSDYYLTDFGQFAPHSEEYMEKTKGKKDPLKVFNMYNAGGWVNNKIYYDEDNLGRYDTKLLAYTPTNDEPIVSGTGNDGQDVYTMEYSDDTTKDKHKNNISIFASHVSADIASQLSDKLEGVSEEYKDIYKLVASNYYDDMMYTGHNRSITEEDKGVITYTSDKSVVKDYSYGVGNIIQENTVLNDFNDVFFTNFSTGNGKMFNSLDENGKVKSIDNYPWSNSNIGDVQPTYKWKIDKVGTSSTEQLTSDKVSGYYDYYNPYLKGNSISLGNGFNNKGEIQDFNLDTGSYNWWIMGTNYQSKKNKTVEMIVKPTGNVNKDKLKIIYDDTSDNSNGKSVNSKVTELDNGWYKVSATINSDSAISKIGLQFNGGKGTLKVGQMKVVDSSFKTKSNNYNIDSVSSELDIKRESGFKGYRLNFNNIFEDNDLYSYYEIYAEDNDKMYRISESNKNDYYIKNLNWDTSKLYVKIVNNLNNEVKWISINI encoded by the coding sequence ATGAAAAAACTTTTAACTATATTAAGCGCAGTAGTTTTAACTACACCAACATTATCTTTGATAGTGTCATGTGGTAATTCATCAAAACTACTAGGGACTGATCTATCAGATGTTAATGATTATGATTGGTCAAGTGAAGAACCTTATTTTAAAGGTTATCAAAATTCAACTTCTCAGAGTATACCAACTAGTGTAGAAAAAGAATTAAACTTAGATAAACAAAACTCAAGGAGCTATATTGATTATAGTAACTTTAGTACAGGATTTAAAACTGAGAAAGATGTATTAAAACAAACTACTACAGGAGTTCCATTGAACTCACATTTTTTACCAAATGGTAACTATAAAAAAGATATGGAGCTTGTTGAAAAAAAAGATTACTTTAAAGAAACAAATAGTATTTTAGACTGAGACATTAATTCTGATAAAGATGCAAAATATAATGTATCTAGAATTCCATTACAAAAAACAACAAAAACAGCTGAAAAATGAGTTAGTTCTCAAGATCCTGATTTATTAGAAATGAATATGTCAACAATTATCCCAAGTACTTCTATGGGAAATCAAATTGTTGGATACAATAAATCATTTGAACGATCAATTAATAATTATCAATATAATGATGTAACAGTTTCTTGAGGTGGAGCAATTGACGAAGGGATAATACTTCCACCAGCTGCTAATGAAGTCCAAAAAGCTCATCTAAATGGAACTAAAATATTAGGTAATATTTTTTTAGATGGTTATCATGGTTTAAAAGTAGAAACATTAAGAGATTTTCTTAAAAAAGATAGTAATGGAAATTATTTATTAGTTAATAAATTAGTAAATATGGCTAAGGATTATCAATTTGATGGCTGATTTTGAAATAATGAACCTAACGGTTCATTACCTGAAGGAACAATTTTAAGTTACAAAACTGTTATTGAAATTATGCAACAATGAAATAATGTTGTAAAAAATTCAAATGATCCTTACATAAGAAACTTATTATTATATACATATAAAAATAATGGAACTTTACTTTGAAATGATAAAACTAATGAACCTACTAATGATGAATCAGCAGCTCTATATGAAAACTCTGATTATTATTTAACTGACTTTGGTCAATTTGCTCCTCATTCAGAAGAATATATGGAAAAAACTAAAGGTAAAAAAGATCCACTAAAAGTTTTTAATATGTATAATGCGGGTGGATGAGTTAATAACAAAATTTATTATGATGAAGATAACTTAGGTAGATATGATACTAAGTTATTGGCATACACTCCAACCAATGATGAACCTATAGTTAGTGGTACTGGTAATGATGGGCAAGATGTTTATACAATGGAATATAGTGATGATACAACAAAAGATAAACACAAAAATAATATATCAATTTTTGCATCTCATGTTTCAGCAGATATAGCAAGTCAATTATCAGATAAATTAGAGGGAGTAAGCGAAGAATATAAAGATATTTATAAATTAGTTGCTTCTAATTATTATGATGATATGATGTATACCGGTCATAATAGATCAATAACAGAAGAAGACAAAGGTGTTATCACTTATACAAGTGATAAAAGTGTTGTAAAAGATTATAGCTATGGTGTTGGGAATATTATCCAAGAAAACACAGTATTAAATGATTTTAATGACGTATTCTTTACAAATTTTTCAACAGGAAATGGTAAAATGTTTAACTCATTAGATGAAAATGGAAAAGTTAAATCTATTGATAATTATCCATGATCAAATTCAAACATTGGAGATGTTCAACCAACATATAAATGAAAAATTGATAAAGTTGGAACTTCATCAACTGAACAATTAACATCTGATAAAGTTTCTGGTTATTATGATTATTACAATCCATATTTAAAAGGAAACTCAATTAGTTTAGGGAATGGTTTTAATAATAAGGGTGAAATTCAGGATTTTAATTTAGATACAGGTTCTTATAATTGATGAATAATGGGTACAAATTATCAAAGTAAAAAAAATAAAACCGTTGAAATGATTGTTAAACCAACAGGAAATGTAAATAAAGACAAGTTAAAAATAATTTATGATGATACTTCAGATAATTCAAATGGTAAAAGTGTAAATTCAAAAGTAACTGAATTAGATAATGGTTGATATAAAGTAAGTGCTACAATTAACAGTGATAGTGCAATTTCTAAAATTGGATTGCAATTTAATGGTGGTAAAGGAACTTTAAAAGTTGGACAAATGAAAGTTGTTGATTCATCTTTTAAAACAAAATCAAATAATTATAATATTGATTCAGTTTCTTCAGAACTTGACATTAAAAGAGAAAGTGGATTTAAAGGATATCGTTTAAACTTTAATAATATTTTTGAAGATAATGATCTATATTCATATTATGAAATTTATGCAGAAGATAATGATAAAATGTATCGTATATCAGAATCTAATAAAAATGATTATTATATAAAAAATTTAAATTGAGATACTTCAAAACTTTATGTTAAAATTGTAAATAATTTAAACAATGAAGTTAAATGAATAAGCATTAATATTTAG
- a CDS encoding NAD(P)-dependent oxidoreductase, producing the protein MKIICYGVRNVEVEIFNKVNESFNYELTLVKDLLNYDNVSLAKEHNAILLRANCVTDQRNLDVLKSYNIEYLLTRTVGTNHIDVEYAKKLGFKMGYVPFYSPNAVSELAFATGLALFRNILYMFDKMNQKDFRVDDKMFSKEVRNSTIGIIGTGRIGVECAKAWKGMGARVFGYDIYPRNDLNDLLDYKSLDKIFEECDVISIHCPYIKGQNDKFINKNLFKKIKKQTIIVNAARGELINYEDLLEYLENNKIKQVALDTLENEAQIFFKLHERDLPIDIYQKLYNLKPRVLFTPHLGSYTDEAVKNMVEISFENLKEYIDTNDCKYKI; encoded by the coding sequence ATGAAAATAATATGTTATGGAGTTAGAAATGTTGAAGTAGAAATATTTAATAAAGTTAATGAGTCATTTAATTATGAGTTAACTTTAGTTAAAGATTTATTAAATTATGATAATGTTAGTTTAGCAAAAGAACATAATGCAATATTATTAAGAGCAAATTGTGTTACAGACCAAAGGAATTTAGATGTTCTAAAAAGTTATAATATAGAGTATTTATTAACAAGAACTGTTGGAACTAATCATATCGATGTTGAATATGCAAAAAAATTAGGTTTTAAAATGGGTTATGTTCCTTTTTATTCTCCAAATGCAGTAAGTGAATTAGCTTTTGCAACTGGTTTAGCATTGTTTAGGAATATATTATATATGTTCGATAAGATGAATCAAAAAGATTTTAGAGTTGATGATAAAATGTTTTCTAAAGAAGTTAGAAATTCAACTATTGGTATTATTGGTACAGGAAGAATTGGAGTAGAGTGTGCTAAAGCGTGAAAAGGTATGGGTGCCAGAGTTTTTGGTTATGATATATATCCAAGAAATGATTTAAACGATCTATTAGATTATAAATCTTTAGATAAAATATTTGAAGAATGTGATGTTATTTCAATTCATTGTCCATATATAAAAGGGCAAAACGATAAGTTTATTAACAAAAACTTATTTAAAAAAATAAAAAAACAAACAATTATTGTTAATGCTGCAAGAGGCGAATTAATTAATTATGAAGATCTTTTAGAATATTTAGAAAATAATAAAATAAAACAGGTTGCACTTGATACTCTTGAAAATGAAGCGCAGATTTTCTTTAAATTACACGAAAGGGATCTTCCGATCGATATATACCAAAAGTTATATAATCTTAAACCAAGAGTACTTTTTACGCCTCACCTTGGTAGTTACACTGATGAAGCGGTTAAAAATATGGTAGAAATATCTTTTGAAAATTTAAAAGAATATATTGATACAAATGATTGCAAATATAAAATTTAA
- a CDS encoding AEC family transporter, which produces MLTTISSALIDVLKSWGMWSAIIATIAVIILGYILANKKVFKQEWEKVMIKIVMVVGLPALALKGFLSDADLEKVKTELVVLLVGFAFYTIMIFTSKLYFLKYEKDVQDTLAMCIALASTTFFGIPIVQAIYENSTNTANIFNIPYRVFLYSLAFIIMSKKPLTKTVKKDKNELTVEEKIESRNIRKKTLKNIFVNPILIATIIGFIIWITQLIPGINVVNYGSKYFSPLRIDLLFPPVNKILTTLQAICTPLAWLAIGMTMNKGNLREAFKDKTLWYASFLKVIVAPVIIMLLIVGVASIGHYTGSFKFNIVSLTAMVIMTAAPPANVVVAYSISYDKAPNIASNLTTLSTLLSIVTLPLWIIVITAVGALPMFTNGG; this is translated from the coding sequence ATGTTAACAACAATCTCAAGTGCATTGATTGATGTACTTAAGTCTTGAGGTATGTGATCTGCCATTATTGCAACCATTGCAGTAATTATATTGGGTTACATACTTGCTAACAAAAAAGTATTTAAACAAGAATGAGAAAAAGTAATGATAAAAATTGTAATGGTAGTTGGTTTACCGGCTTTGGCATTAAAAGGATTCTTATCAGATGCAGATTTAGAAAAAGTTAAAACAGAACTTGTTGTTTTATTGGTTGGGTTTGCTTTTTATACAATTATGATTTTTACTTCAAAGCTTTATTTTTTAAAGTATGAAAAAGATGTTCAAGATACTTTAGCAATGTGCATTGCACTAGCGTCAACAACATTTTTTGGAATACCAATTGTGCAAGCGATTTATGAAAATAGTACAAATACAGCAAATATATTTAATATACCTTATAGAGTATTTTTATACTCACTTGCATTTATTATTATGAGCAAAAAACCACTTACAAAAACAGTTAAAAAAGATAAGAATGAGTTAACAGTAGAAGAAAAAATAGAGTCTAGAAATATTAGGAAAAAAACTCTTAAAAATATTTTTGTAAACCCAATATTAATAGCAACAATAATAGGATTTATAATTTGAATAACTCAACTCATACCGGGTATTAATGTAGTTAATTACGGAAGTAAATATTTTTCACCATTAAGAATTGATTTATTATTTCCACCAGTAAATAAAATATTAACTACATTGCAAGCAATTTGTACTCCGCTTGCTTGACTAGCTATTGGTATGACAATGAATAAAGGAAATTTAAGAGAAGCGTTTAAGGATAAGACTTTATGATATGCATCATTTTTGAAAGTAATAGTCGCACCAGTAATTATTATGTTATTAATAGTTGGTGTTGCAAGTATTGGACACTATACAGGAAGCTTTAAATTTAATATTGTAAGTTTAACTGCTATGGTTATTATGACAGCAGCTCCACCAGCAAATGTTGTTGTCGCTTATTCAATTTCATATGATAAAGCCCCTAATATTGCAAGTAATCTAACTACTTTATCAACCTTATTATCAATTGTTACATTACCACTATGAATTATTGTTATTACAGCAGTTGGTGCATTACCAATGTTTACTAATGGAGGATAA
- a CDS encoding glycoside hydrolase family 1 protein — protein sequence MKKYKFPNNFMLGGAAAASQYEGAYLQDGKSMCIADYKPYNPKLNRKDSNVNWLEMTKQQYEEAKNSSGKIFPFRWGIDFYNRYEEDLEYFKSVGLNTFRTSIAWSRIIPKSDGVVNYVAIEHYKKIFNCAKKNNIRLVITLCHYDYPIWLLEEFNGFLNKKSIEKFVHYAEVVLREFDEFTDYWIGFNEINLTTHAGFTGAGFLMDEKDPKRLEKLYTAVHNQFIAQALTVKLAKEINPNNKLGSMNAASQTYPSTSNPVDSLANLKFTQIHNWYFYDVIANGEYPNYILNYFRDMNIDLDITNEDKEILKKYTVDYLTFSYYASSVNAFDKESKMNYGVKHGLKNKYLKETAWGWQIDPVGLRIVMNDLFFKYKKPLMIVENGIGVDEKWDLDNNILNDDYRISYLKEHLKNMLLAIHVDGVDCIGYTTWTAIDLVSMSSKEMSKRYGLIYVDIDDFGKGSGDRRIKESGKWFNEVSLSNGKKLWE from the coding sequence ATGAAAAAATATAAATTCCCAAATAACTTTATGTTAGGTGGAGCAGCAGCGGCTAGTCAATATGAAGGTGCATATTTGCAAGATGGAAAATCAATGTGTATTGCGGATTATAAACCTTATAACCCAAAACTTAATCGTAAAGACTCAAATGTAAATTGATTAGAGATGACTAAACAACAATATGAAGAAGCTAAAAATAGTAGTGGTAAAATATTTCCTTTTAGATGAGGCATAGATTTCTATAATAGATATGAGGAAGATTTAGAGTATTTTAAATCAGTTGGTTTAAATACATTTAGAACTTCAATAGCATGAAGTAGAATAATTCCTAAAAGTGATGGTGTTGTTAATTATGTAGCAATTGAGCATTATAAAAAAATATTTAATTGCGCTAAAAAAAATAACATTAGATTAGTAATAACGCTATGTCATTATGATTATCCAATTTGATTGCTAGAAGAATTTAATGGATTTTTAAATAAAAAATCAATTGAAAAGTTCGTACATTATGCAGAAGTTGTTTTAAGAGAGTTTGATGAATTTACAGATTATTGAATAGGTTTTAATGAAATAAACTTAACAACACATGCTGGTTTTACTGGGGCTGGTTTTTTAATGGATGAAAAAGATCCAAAAAGATTAGAAAAACTTTATACAGCAGTTCATAACCAATTTATAGCACAAGCATTGACAGTTAAGCTTGCTAAGGAAATTAACCCTAATAATAAACTAGGTTCAATGAATGCGGCTTCTCAAACTTATCCAAGTACATCAAATCCAGTAGATTCACTTGCTAACTTAAAGTTCACGCAAATACATAATTGATACTTCTATGATGTAATAGCTAATGGAGAATATCCAAATTATATCCTTAATTACTTTAGAGATATGAATATAGACTTAGATATTACAAATGAGGACAAAGAAATCTTAAAAAAATATACTGTCGATTATCTAACTTTTTCATATTATGCTTCTTCTGTAAATGCTTTTGATAAGGAATCAAAAATGAATTATGGAGTAAAACACGGTTTAAAAAATAAGTATTTAAAAGAGACTGCTTGGGGATGGCAAATTGATCCTGTTGGTTTAAGAATTGTAATGAATGATTTATTTTTCAAATATAAAAAACCTCTTATGATTGTTGAAAATGGGATTGGTGTTGATGAGAAATGAGACCTTGACAATAATATATTAAACGATGACTATAGAATAAGTTATTTAAAAGAACATCTCAAAAATATGTTATTAGCAATTCACGTTGATGGTGTCGATTGCATTGGTTATACAACTTGAACTGCTATTGATTTAGTAAGTATGTCATCTAAAGAGATGTCAAAAAGATATGGACTAATATATGTTGATATTGACGACTTTGGAAAAGGTAGTGGTGATAGAAGAATTAAAGAATCTGGCAAATGATTTAATGAAGTTTCATTAAGTAATGGAAAAAAACTATGAGAATAG
- a CDS encoding PTS glucose transporter subunit IIA has translation MKIKIFAPCDGSATSLQDLKDGVFSEKLLGDGIVFYPKSSDFFSVMQEGTLLQIFETKHAYFFKDKEFENSILMHIGLDTVKLKGKPFSIVAKEKEEINKNSLIVKVDIDYIKNENISIATPITVSGDYEYSIENITIGDVKKGECLFEINYEIKDIVKDKESNIAEFKSKYLLAAEQFIKDIGGQGNYKDAYNCMTRLRLSIIDKELVNIKSIEKNKLVKGVVWNGFELQIIIGGECYKVKDEILNLRAKQSGTPEINSEKLRPSLSKIFLGIITGIMAPNVPIILASGILSAVYALFASLGLVEDSANMNMLSAIMKIMSKTGILLVGIFFCMNTVKYFGGNILLGALLGLLLVSRFYYQTGVSDPELYKFGTYIQDSTYKVSGWYMFNIGDYPIIIRSYEGSILPFIFVGFISVYIDKWIKTWMPSTVDVVFRYPLVIILTITPTLFLLGPMLSLVEIGMAKLIGFIENWPLGIGVGIFAFIIQPLVFCGIHVAVYVTLQAPLIAQTGSSLILPGGQAAVWGQIGAAIGVLIMTKNKNLKTIIIGTLPSAAFGITETILYGVNIPKGRPFIIGCAAGAVGGVVMGTLGVRLQRLVGDGILYPMGLNGIDQLWFLIGSLVSLIAGILLTIFLYKERLNEYKYSKKISSKLRSFLIKYFPQVKVDNKEKLETLNKEFLNSKKEFLDYEKYLQKLTNIESKILKVEQKEENAKKKLYKKIKQLENKTNEFAKTKKDQYVNIYNNYSLDSEKLKLSLLKTDLVNENSYVINSYNTKTKSLEKSVDNFLTNLEKDYRTKYINNFKGGYWNAIHTVDISYGYEDIKVFGLNKKEKKDLTSLMIKGDK, from the coding sequence ATGAAAATAAAAATTTTTGCACCTTGTGATGGTAGCGCTACTTCACTGCAAGACCTTAAGGATGGTGTATTTTCAGAAAAGTTACTTGGAGATGGAATTGTATTTTATCCAAAAAGTAGTGATTTCTTTTCTGTTATGCAAGAAGGAACCTTATTACAAATTTTTGAAACAAAACATGCTTATTTCTTTAAAGATAAAGAATTTGAAAATAGTATATTAATGCATATTGGATTAGATACTGTTAAGTTAAAGGGTAAACCCTTTAGCATAGTTGCTAAGGAAAAAGAAGAAATAAATAAAAATAGTTTAATAGTTAAGGTTGATATTGATTATATTAAAAATGAGAATATCAGTATTGCTACACCGATTACAGTTAGTGGTGATTATGAATATAGTATAGAAAACATTACTATTGGTGATGTAAAAAAGGGAGAATGCTTATTTGAAATAAATTATGAAATTAAAGATATTGTAAAAGATAAAGAAAGTAATATAGCTGAATTTAAATCAAAGTATTTATTAGCTGCAGAACAGTTTATAAAAGATATTGGAGGTCAAGGTAATTATAAAGATGCTTATAATTGTATGACAAGACTTAGATTATCAATTATAGATAAAGAATTAGTTAATATTAAATCAATTGAAAAAAATAAATTAGTAAAAGGTGTTGTTTGAAATGGATTTGAACTACAAATCATTATTGGTGGTGAATGTTACAAAGTAAAAGATGAAATATTAAATTTAAGAGCAAAACAAAGTGGCACACCAGAAATTAATAGTGAAAAATTAAGACCTTCTTTGTCAAAAATATTTCTAGGTATTATAACAGGAATAATGGCACCAAACGTACCTATAATCCTAGCATCTGGGATATTATCTGCTGTATATGCATTGTTTGCTTCTTTAGGACTAGTAGAAGACTCTGCAAATATGAATATGTTATCAGCAATTATGAAAATCATGAGTAAAACTGGTATTTTGTTAGTAGGTATATTCTTTTGTATGAATACAGTTAAATATTTTGGAGGAAATATCTTATTAGGAGCTTTACTAGGATTATTGCTTGTATCAAGATTTTATTATCAAACGGGTGTTTCTGATCCAGAGTTATATAAATTTGGTACATATATACAAGATAGTACTTATAAAGTTTCTGGTTGGTATATGTTTAATATTGGAGATTATCCTATCATAATACGATCTTATGAAGGTTCAATACTACCGTTTATATTTGTAGGATTCATTTCAGTTTATATAGATAAATGAATAAAAACTTGAATGCCTTCAACAGTTGATGTAGTTTTTAGATATCCTTTGGTTATTATATTAACAATAACTCCAACTTTATTTCTATTAGGTCCAATGTTATCATTGGTTGAAATTGGTATGGCAAAGTTAATTGGATTTATTGAAAATTGACCTTTAGGTATTGGCGTAGGAATATTTGCATTCATAATACAACCATTAGTATTTTGTGGAATACATGTTGCAGTATATGTTACTTTACAAGCGCCTTTAATTGCACAAACTGGTTCAAGCTTGATTCTACCAGGAGGTCAAGCAGCTGTTTGAGGACAAATAGGGGCTGCAATTGGTGTATTGATAATGACAAAAAATAAAAACCTTAAAACTATAATTATTGGAACGTTACCAAGTGCAGCATTTGGAATAACAGAAACCATTTTATATGGAGTTAACATTCCTAAGGGCAGACCATTTATTATTGGTTGTGCAGCAGGGGCTGTTGGTGGCGTTGTAATGGGAACACTTGGAGTAAGGTTACAGAGATTAGTTGGAGATGGTATTTTATATCCAATGGGTCTAAATGGAATTGATCAATTATGATTTTTGATTGGTTCATTAGTTAGTTTAATAGCTGGAATATTATTAACAATATTTCTTTATAAAGAAAGACTCAATGAATATAAGTATTCAAAAAAAATATCTTCTAAGTTAAGAAGTTTCTTAATTAAATATTTTCCACAAGTAAAAGTAGATAATAAAGAAAAATTAGAAACTTTAAATAAAGAGTTTTTAAATAGTAAAAAAGAATTTTTAGACTATGAAAAATACTTACAAAAACTAACAAATATTGAGAGTAAGATATTAAAAGTTGAACAAAAAGAAGAGAATGCAAAGAAAAAATTATATAAGAAAATTAAACAATTAGAGAATAAAACGAATGAGTTTGCAAAAACTAAAAAAGATCAGTATGTAAATATCTATAATAATTATTCTTTAGATAGTGAAAAACTAAAACTTAGTTTATTAAAAACTGATTTGGTTAATGAAAATAGTTATGTAATAAATTCTTATAATACTAAAACTAAAAGTCTAGAAAAATCTGTCGATAATTTTTTAACAAACCTTGAAAAAGATTATAGAACTAAATATATAAATAATTTTAAAGGTGGATACTGAAATGCTATTCACACAGTTGACATTTCATATGGATATGAAGATATTAAAGTATTTGGTCTTAATAAAAAAGAAAAAAAAGATTTAACTAGTTTAATGATAAAAGGAGATAAATAA
- a CDS encoding DUF2130 domain-containing protein, with protein MEGFIFECPECGHHITEQDFKNKEQILSKLKTIFDQHKDSYIKILKKELTSDFEKSFNEKLEKQLALKENEFNKLKQEELDKLKDVINKQILQLNKNESELTRLLSEKETEISKIKQKEIDALKEAIINLNITVEKNKIESEKLLAEKENQFNISKQIEIKQLNDLINKQNIEISNNKANLESIIAQKENEIYQEKQKEIDALRESIAKLNNVIESNKLELNKVIAEKENEFNKAKQLELDKLNELINKQNIEISNNKANLENLLSEKEKQLLVKNEQVIVEYEDKIKTYLNQIKDLEVANATNKVIQNKTKGENFEHDVYGELLKVFEDDRVTKITSQDKKADYLQEVFLDTKVIGKIVYEVKNAEWSNAWEKKLIEDMAKQGSKYGIIVATSFNKKYPGIPFKKSDINQNIYLCDADSFIFIGQIIRSIIKIENKFENQRSITNYDEKIKEYNQWKEVQLPKLLKIFEDSFERIKENESSIIKRVDDIRIAREKMQNNALHNIREYIDNLIF; from the coding sequence ATGGAAGGTTTTATTTTTGAGTGCCCTGAGTGTGGTCACCATATAACTGAACAAGATTTTAAGAATAAAGAACAAATATTATCTAAATTAAAGACTATATTTGACCAACATAAAGATTCATATATAAAGATATTAAAAAAAGAACTAACATCAGATTTTGAAAAAAGTTTTAATGAAAAATTAGAAAAACAATTAGCATTAAAAGAAAATGAATTTAATAAATTAAAGCAAGAAGAACTTGATAAATTAAAAGATGTTATAAATAAACAAATATTACAATTGAATAAAAATGAATCAGAGCTTACAAGATTATTATCAGAAAAAGAAACTGAGATAAGCAAAATTAAACAAAAAGAAATTGATGCATTAAAAGAAGCGATAATAAATTTAAATATCACTGTTGAAAAAAACAAAATTGAATCAGAAAAACTTTTGGCTGAAAAAGAAAATCAATTTAATATTTCAAAACAAATAGAAATTAAACAATTAAATGATCTTATTAATAAACAAAACATAGAAATAAGTAATAATAAAGCTAATTTAGAATCAATAATAGCTCAAAAAGAAAATGAAATATATCAAGAAAAACAAAAAGAAATTGATGCATTAAGAGAATCAATAGCTAAATTAAATAATGTAATAGAAAGTAATAAGTTAGAATTAAATAAGGTTATTGCCGAAAAAGAAAATGAGTTTAATAAAGCTAAACAATTAGAGTTAGATAAACTAAATGAACTTATTAATAAACAAAACATAGAAATAAGTAATAATAAAGCTAATTTAGAAAATTTATTATCAGAAAAAGAGAAACAATTATTAGTAAAAAATGAACAAGTTATAGTTGAATATGAAGATAAAATAAAAACATACTTAAACCAAATTAAAGATTTGGAAGTTGCAAATGCAACTAATAAGGTAATTCAAAATAAAACAAAAGGTGAAAATTTTGAACATGATGTATATGGGGAGTTATTAAAAGTATTCGAGGATGATAGAGTAACTAAAATTACCTCACAAGACAAAAAAGCTGATTACCTACAAGAAGTCTTTTTAGATACTAAAGTTATTGGAAAAATAGTTTATGAAGTTAAAAATGCTGAATGAAGTAATGCTTGAGAAAAAAAACTAATAGAAGATATGGCTAAACAAGGTTCTAAATATGGAATCATTGTAGCAACTTCATTTAATAAAAAGTATCCTGGAATACCTTTTAAAAAATCAGATATTAATCAAAATATTTATTTATGTGATGCTGATAGTTTCATTTTTATTGGACAAATAATAAGATCAATCATTAAGATCGAAAATAAATTTGAAAATCAAAGATCAATAACAAACTATGATGAAAAAATTAAAGAATATAACCAATGAAAAGAAGTACAACTACCAAAACTATTAAAAATATTTGAAGATAGTTTTGAAAGAATAAAAGAAAATGAATCAAGTATAATTAAAAGAGTTGATGATATTAGGATAGCTAGAGAAAAAATGCAAAATAATGCATTACATAACATTAGAGAATATATTGATAATTTGATATTCTAA
- a CDS encoding SemiSWEET family sugar transporter, translating into MELAIEIIGWFGFTTSFTMLLPQVVKVIKTRNTKSLSLIMFLLTFLNALLWFVYGLLTNSMQLYIANSCAMLASLIIIIYIILNILKAKNRKGKEQEKLDSKKSK; encoded by the coding sequence ATGGAATTAGCAATTGAAATAATAGGTTGATTTGGTTTTACAACTAGTTTTACTATGTTGTTACCACAAGTAGTAAAAGTAATTAAAACTAGAAACACAAAGTCTTTATCATTAATTATGTTTTTATTAACATTTTTGAACGCATTATTATGATTTGTATATGGTTTATTAACTAATAGTATGCAACTATACATAGCAAACTCGTGTGCTATGCTTGCCAGTTTAATAATAATTATTTACATTATTTTAAACATATTAAAGGCAAAGAATAGAAAAGGTAAAGAACAAGAAAAATTAGACTCAAAAAAAAGTAAGTAA